The DNA window CCCATCTGCAAGAAAATGGTCGCATTACCTTTATGTTTTGCGCCTTTGTCGAACCACCAAGAATTTTACGACTTTATGGTAAAGGATACGTAGTTTTACCGAATTATGCTGAATGGGACTCGTTATCTTCGGTGTTTCCTCAGATACCAGGGGCTAGACAAATTATCGTCGCTGATATTGAGATTGTGCAAAGTTCCTGTGGTTTTGGTGTTCCTCTTTATGAATATCAAGGTCAACGCCAAACACTAGTTAATTGGGCAATTAAAAAAGGGGAACAGGGAGTGAGAGAATATCAACAACAAAAAAATAGTATCAGCATTGATGGTTTACCCACACCTTTGAGCCAATTACAGCAGAATGCAGGAGTCAGCAGTCAGAATACAGACTAAAAACAAGCTAGATACTGAGTTTTGACTTTATAAATGCTGTATTCCAATCGCGGGGAATCTGTTGTATGTTTAGGCAAAATTAGCATTGCATCGATTTCTATTTAAACCGCGCCCAAAAATCCACAATCAGAAATTTATTGTCAATTATCCAGAGTCTAAAAGGCTAGATTTTTAACTATTTACTGTGGACTTTTGTCAAAAATAACCTTTATCCAGAGAATTTATGATTTTGGGTTAGCTAATGCGGTGATTTATCCCAAATATCGGCAAAAATCTCTATCTATTAGTTGCCTTTTTGGCTGATATTCATGATTAAATTTATGGTGAAGGAACTATTATATGGTGTGCGTGTCTTGACGTAATGATTTGCTACGAATTATGATTCGAGTTTATTCCGGATCAACCGGTACGGTCTCGAAAATTAGTGCAAGTAAATTCAACTGTCGCTCTAAATAATCACACGCATGAGATTACGCTTATTTCTACTTGGCGTTGTCAGTATTTTCCTGCTTTCTTCTCCAGCAAAAGCCTCTCGCTTAGAATCTTGGAGTTTTGATACAGCCCAAAATCAACTTAACATTACTACTGTCTCTGGTGTGAAGCCTAGAGCATTTTTAATACAAAATCCCACAAGGTTAGTTATTGATCTTCCGGGTACAAAACTGAATACAAATACAATTCGGAAAAACTATGGTGCGACAGTCCGGGAAATCCGTGTTGGTAAGGTTGACGATAACACAACTAGACTAGTAGTTGAACTAGCACCAGGATACACCGTAGACCCTGCTAAGTTATTGGTTCAAGGTGATTCTTCAACTCATTGGATAGTAAAATTCCCCTCAGTGGAACGGGTTCAAAATCCCAATGATGATAATGTTTCTGCTTCTAGCAGCGAAGAACAAATTCCTGTTGCTGTTAGTGATGTTTCTTTGTTTGCAGGAGTTGTACCTTTAGGTAAGGAAATACCACAATTGCGATCGCGGGTACAAGCATTAGCATCTCGGTATCGTTCCCTTGACCCAGGATTGTTTTTTTTAGATTTAGATACAGGTAACTATCTCGATTTCAATGGTGAGAAAGTTTTTCCCGCCGCTAGTACTATTAAGTTTCCAATTTTGATTGCCTTATTTCAAGAAATTGATGCAGGTAGAATCAAACTAAATGAAACCTTGGTAATGCGGCGTGACTTAATCACTGGCGGTTCAGGAGAATTTCAATATAAACGTGCTGGAACTCGTTTTAGTCTGTTAGAAACAGCAACTAAGATGATTACCATCAGTGATAATACTGCTACCAACATGATTATTGACCGCTTAGGTGGTAAGGCTAAGTTAAATCCGCGTTTTCGTAGTTGGGGACTGCAAAACACTGTTGTACGGAATTTACTTGGTGACTTCAAGGGTACGAATACAACCAGCGCCAAAGATTTAGTTAGGCTGTCAGCGTTGGTTGCGAATAATCGCTTGTTGAGTGATTCGAGTCGTGGCCGTGTCTTAAATATTATGCAGCGTGTTCATAACACCAAATTATTACCGGCTGGTCTAGGGAAAGGTGCGGTAATTGCTCATAAAACCGGAACTTTAGGCATTGTACTAGGTGATGCGGGAATTATTCAAATGCCCTCTGGTAAGCGTTACTTAGCTGGAATTTTTGTCAGAAGACCTTTTAATGATTTGAAAGCGAGAGATTTTATTAATCAAGTTTCTCGTATGGTTTATGGCTATTTAGACCAACCCAGAGTAGCCACCACCGACAAGCCGGAATCATTGTGATATCAATCGTATTTGATTGGTGAAAATCGAGAGGCTCAGATCCCCGACTTCTTCAAGAAGTCGGGGATCTTTTGGTTTATGAATGATTTAGGACTGCTATAACAAGTTTGCGAGCCTGATTACGAACTACGAATTAAGGATTAATTTACACAGGGTTATAAGTGAACTTGCAGTAAACTATTCTGGTAAATATCGCTACAGAGTTGGTGAGGTTTGCCGGTGACACACGAAGAACTGTTGCAAATTATTGAAAAAGCTGCGAAGGAAAAGGTAACAGAGCTAGACCTATCTAACAAACAACTCAGCAGCCTGCCACTAGAAATCGGCCAACTCGCTAATTTGACAAGGCTATACCTCGGTAACAATCAACTGAGGAGTCTACCGCCAGAAATCGGACAACTCGCCAATTTGACAGAGCTATCCCTCCACAACAATCAACTGGAGAGCCTACCGCCAGAAATCGGCCAACTCGCTAATTTGACAAGGCTATACCTCGATAATAATCAACTGGGGAGCCTGCCACCAGAAATCGGACAACTCGCCAATTTGACGTGGCTATACCTCGGTAACAATCAACTGGGGAACCTGCCACCAGAATTTGGACAACTTGCCAATTTGACAGAGCTATCCCTCCATAACAATCAACTGGGGAGCCTGCCACCAGAAATCGGACAACTTGCCAATTTGACAGAGCTATCCCTCCATAACAATCAACTGGGGAACCTGCCACCAGAATTTGGACAACTTGCCAATTTGACAGAGCTATCCCTCCATAACAATCAACTGGGGAGCCTGCCACCAGAAATCTGCCAACTCCTCAACTTAACAGAGTTATCCCTCGATAACAATCAACTGGAAAGCCTGCCGTCAGAAGTTTGCCAAATTTCCAACTTAACAAGGCTATACCTCGGTGACAATCAACTCAGTACTTTACCGCCAGAAATCTGCAAACTTTCCAACTTAATAACGCTATACCTTAATGACAATAAACTCAGCACTTTACCGTCAGAGGTTTGCCAACTTTTCAACTTAACAACGCTATACCTCGGTGGCAATAAACTCAGCACTTTACCGTCAGAAGTTTACCAACTTTCCAACTTAATAACGCTATACGTTCATGACAATAACCTCAGCACTTTACCGTCAGAAATCTGCCAACTCTCCAACTTGACGCGGTTATACCTTGATCACAATCAACTCAGGAGTCTGCCACCAGAAATTAGCCAACTTTCCAACTTAACGCGGTTATACCTTGATCACAATCAACTCAGGAGTCTACCACCAGAAATTGGCCAACTTGCCAACTTGACAATGTTATATCTCGGTAACAACCCTATAACTTCGCCACCACCCGAAATTATCGAGCAAGGAACCCAGGCAATTTTGGCCTATCTGCAAGAAAAGTTAGAAGATAGCCAACGCCAATGGGTTTCTAAACTGTTAGTAGTTGGTGAAGGTGGTGTAGGCAAAACATCCTTATTAAGAGCGTTACGCGGTGAAGAATTCGACACCCAAGAATCAACCACCCACGGTATTGAAATTAAATCCCTCGCCATAACCCATCCCGCAAAACCAGATGTCACCATGCAGCTAAACACCTGGGACTTTGGCGGACAAGAAATCTATCATGCTACTCATCAATTCTTCCTCACCAACCGTTCCCTTTTCTTACTTGCCTGGAATGCGCGACTGGGATTTGAGCAAGGTAAACTCTACTATTGGCTAGATACCATCAATGCCTTAGCGCCGGAATCACCCATTTTACTTGTCGCCACCCACATCGACGAACGCGACGCTGACCTTCCCCTCAAGGAGTTACGCGACAAGTATCCGCAAATTGTTGAACACTGCAAAATTAGTTCTAAAATCAGCCTTGGTATTGAAGAACTCCGTCAAGCAATTGCCGACACTGCTGCTAAACTGCCCTTAATGGGTGAAATCTGGCCTACGACTTGGTTAAATGCT is part of the Aulosira sp. FACHB-615 genome and encodes:
- a CDS encoding serine hydrolase encodes the protein MRLRLFLLGVVSIFLLSSPAKASRLESWSFDTAQNQLNITTVSGVKPRAFLIQNPTRLVIDLPGTKLNTNTIRKNYGATVREIRVGKVDDNTTRLVVELAPGYTVDPAKLLVQGDSSTHWIVKFPSVERVQNPNDDNVSASSSEEQIPVAVSDVSLFAGVVPLGKEIPQLRSRVQALASRYRSLDPGLFFLDLDTGNYLDFNGEKVFPAASTIKFPILIALFQEIDAGRIKLNETLVMRRDLITGGSGEFQYKRAGTRFSLLETATKMITISDNTATNMIIDRLGGKAKLNPRFRSWGLQNTVVRNLLGDFKGTNTTSAKDLVRLSALVANNRLLSDSSRGRVLNIMQRVHNTKLLPAGLGKGAVIAHKTGTLGIVLGDAGIIQMPSGKRYLAGIFVRRPFNDLKARDFINQVSRMVYGYLDQPRVATTDKPESL
- a CDS encoding pyridoxamine 5'-phosphate oxidase family protein, with translation MAKLFDSITEELQEFIAAQNLFFVGTAPLSSMGHVNLSPKGLDCLRILSPHRVAYLDLTGSGNETSAHLQENGRITFMFCAFVEPPRILRLYGKGYVVLPNYAEWDSLSSVFPQIPGARQIIVADIEIVQSSCGFGVPLYEYQGQRQTLVNWAIKKGEQGVREYQQQKNSISIDGLPTPLSQLQQNAGVSSQNTD
- a CDS encoding leucine-rich repeat domain-containing protein, which gives rise to MTHEELLQIIEKAAKEKVTELDLSNKQLSSLPLEIGQLANLTRLYLGNNQLRSLPPEIGQLANLTELSLHNNQLESLPPEIGQLANLTRLYLDNNQLGSLPPEIGQLANLTWLYLGNNQLGNLPPEFGQLANLTELSLHNNQLGSLPPEIGQLANLTELSLHNNQLGNLPPEFGQLANLTELSLHNNQLGSLPPEICQLLNLTELSLDNNQLESLPSEVCQISNLTRLYLGDNQLSTLPPEICKLSNLITLYLNDNKLSTLPSEVCQLFNLTTLYLGGNKLSTLPSEVYQLSNLITLYVHDNNLSTLPSEICQLSNLTRLYLDHNQLRSLPPEISQLSNLTRLYLDHNQLRSLPPEIGQLANLTMLYLGNNPITSPPPEIIEQGTQAILAYLQEKLEDSQRQWVSKLLVVGEGGVGKTSLLRALRGEEFDTQESTTHGIEIKSLAITHPAKPDVTMQLNTWDFGGQEIYHATHQFFLTNRSLFLLAWNARLGFEQGKLYYWLDTINALAPESPILLVATHIDERDADLPLKELRDKYPQIVEHCKISSKISLGIEELRQAIADTAAKLPLMGEIWPTTWLNAANAIRSQPEKYITPQQLGKIMAESGVADISQEVLARWLHELGEILYFQDNEELNDTVILKPQWVTEYISKVLESEEVINKFGIFTRQEMDKLWQDLAPSMRDHFLRLMERFDLSYRTLENRDISLIVERLPFDPPNYEQQWQQIKAKANCHEISMKFKLNTIPAGIPTWFIARQHRFTTNTHWRNGALLAYEQEHLALVEAVKGDRYIKLTVRGANPLNFFVLLRDGIEVTLSRFPGLDIQRTIPCLGHDGEPCTHEFDYHQLSKRWEKKKSTIECPEAIEDVSVAELLYGLNFHTQNAVLERIDELETKVIDKQATILNELKNLRELSQREFTNIFRREQAKIDSHCPNIFVLRPRTGKSWQKALAGQKIDLQLYCQAPGCWHPTQTGGLYEIDEPAKWLRATAPYIGKLFKVLRFAAPIIGPWLGVVDPKEYEAIYKNDLELFKELAEKLPEIQDAADLELADKIARGEDLDPERADGAALRALRQLLEEKDPQQHWGGLKKVLTPEGHYLWLCEHHAAEYKR